The following coding sequences lie in one Candidatus Eremiobacterota bacterium genomic window:
- the lgt gene encoding prolipoprotein diacylglyceryl transferase: protein MTHWFEYPHIDPIAVHLGPISIHWYGLSYLFGFICVFLWMNRRAGRRRLGLTTDQIQDFLVYALVGVLIGGRTGFVIADLFTHNNLGDYLAHPLKFIAIWEGGMAFHGALIGVIVAIALFLRKHPGLSFGVLGDEIVPLLSIGIFTTRLVNFINDELPGKVCNPDRPYCILFPAYSDNYRYPSQIFEAILDLLTLPIILLVYRMRPPDGVVAWTWFTIYGITRSIAEIWREPGFTVFHLDGGQFVAIVQIFVGIFLIWWSYRRGVRTEARTADTPA from the coding sequence GTGACCCATTGGTTCGAATATCCGCACATCGACCCGATCGCGGTCCATCTGGGGCCGATCAGCATCCACTGGTACGGGCTCTCGTACCTGTTCGGCTTCATCTGCGTGTTCTTGTGGATGAACCGGCGGGCGGGCCGCCGCCGGCTCGGGCTGACCACCGACCAGATCCAGGATTTTCTGGTCTACGCGCTGGTCGGCGTGCTGATCGGCGGGCGCACCGGCTTCGTGATCGCCGACCTCTTCACGCACAACAACCTGGGCGACTACCTCGCGCACCCGCTGAAGTTCATCGCGATCTGGGAAGGCGGGATGGCGTTCCACGGCGCGCTGATCGGCGTCATCGTCGCGATCGCGCTGTTCCTGCGCAAGCACCCGGGGCTGAGCTTCGGGGTGCTCGGCGACGAGATCGTGCCGTTGCTCTCGATCGGCATCTTCACCACCCGCCTCGTCAACTTCATCAACGACGAGCTGCCGGGGAAAGTGTGCAATCCCGACCGGCCGTACTGCATCCTGTTTCCGGCGTACAGCGACAACTACCGCTACCCCTCGCAGATTTTCGAAGCGATCCTCGACCTGCTGACGCTTCCGATCATCTTGCTGGTCTACCGGATGCGCCCCCCCGACGGCGTCGTCGCGTGGACGTGGTTCACCATCTACGGGATCACGCGCTCGATCGCCGAGATCTGGCGCGAGCCGGGCTTCACCGTCTTCCACCTCGACGGCGGGCAGTTCGTCGCGATCGTGCAGATCTTCGTCGGCATCTTCCTCATTTGGTGGTCGTACCGGCGCGGCGTCCGGACCGAGGCGCGCACGGCCGACACGCCGGCGTAA
- a CDS encoding cytochrome c biogenesis protein CcdA, which yields MHNVNILTAFLAGLVSFVSPCVLPLIPAYLSFLTGSSLEELKAQSDAASRARVMLHALAFVAGFTVVFMLIGLSASAVGSAFVNYKDWIARVGGVIVIVLGLNMIGVFKIPMLMMDKRLQVRSANRSVLASFLVGIGFAAGWSPCVGPILAGIILLASQEQYASATFLLFVYSMGLAVPFLITAAAITQSLGALNRVKRYLGAIEIGAGAFLVATGLVLITGSFGRVAGFFYQYVKPPSL from the coding sequence GTGCACAACGTCAACATCCTCACCGCCTTCCTCGCCGGGCTCGTCTCGTTCGTCTCGCCGTGCGTCCTGCCGCTGATCCCGGCGTACCTTTCGTTCCTGACCGGCTCGAGCTTGGAGGAGCTGAAGGCGCAGTCGGACGCGGCGAGCCGCGCGCGGGTGATGCTGCACGCGCTGGCGTTCGTCGCCGGGTTCACCGTGGTGTTCATGCTGATCGGGCTCTCCGCGAGCGCGGTCGGCTCGGCGTTCGTGAACTACAAGGACTGGATCGCGCGGGTCGGCGGCGTCATCGTGATCGTCCTCGGGCTGAACATGATCGGCGTCTTCAAGATCCCGATGCTGATGATGGACAAACGGCTGCAGGTGCGCAGCGCGAACCGCTCGGTGCTGGCCTCATTCCTGGTCGGGATCGGCTTCGCGGCGGGCTGGTCGCCGTGCGTCGGCCCGATCCTCGCCGGGATCATCCTGCTCGCCTCGCAGGAACAGTACGCCTCGGCGACGTTCCTGCTCTTCGTCTACTCGATGGGGCTCGCGGTGCCGTTCCTGATCACCGCCGCGGCGATTACGCAGTCACTCGGCGCGCTGAACCGCGTGAAGCGCTACCTCGGCGCGATCGAGATCGGTGCGGGCGCGTTCCTGGTCGCGACCGGTCTGGTGCTGATCACCGGCAGCTTCGGGCGCGTGGCGGGCTTCTTCTACCAGTACGTCAAGCCGCCGAGCCTGTGA
- the lspA gene encoding signal peptidase II has protein sequence MSSIPSPGDEIYVDTSLYLSHGVDDVRGGRATVVRVETETLGGRPVPFVAVAEHPGSLYNWEHLAEKQTELAARFGEARARPDPDMRPQFNDDMMTEQEREATYEQIPPRAGSAPASARATAPLVLVALVAIIVFALDRWTKSIVLQSFLPGESRLVVPRLLWWTYVQNTHGAFGLFGNSPLMLIVLALLVLGVFSYAFRDQILVRHRGPADRQTQLVRVAFGMIVGGALGNIVDRFQHQWVVDFIDFKPIWGNVFNVADASITVGVALLVMASLRREKPA, from the coding sequence ATGTCCTCGATACCGAGCCCGGGCGATGAGATCTACGTCGACACGTCGCTCTATCTCTCGCACGGCGTCGACGACGTCCGCGGCGGGCGGGCGACCGTCGTCCGCGTGGAGACGGAGACGCTCGGCGGCCGGCCCGTGCCCTTCGTCGCCGTCGCCGAGCACCCCGGGTCGCTGTACAATTGGGAGCATCTCGCCGAAAAGCAAACGGAGCTGGCCGCACGGTTCGGCGAAGCACGCGCGCGGCCCGATCCCGACATGCGACCGCAGTTCAACGACGACATGATGACCGAACAAGAACGCGAAGCAACCTACGAACAGATCCCTCCGAGAGCCGGCTCGGCGCCGGCGAGCGCACGCGCAACGGCTCCGCTGGTGCTCGTAGCGCTCGTCGCGATCATCGTTTTTGCGCTCGACCGCTGGACGAAGTCGATCGTCCTGCAGTCGTTCCTGCCCGGCGAAAGCCGGCTAGTCGTCCCGCGCTTGCTGTGGTGGACGTACGTGCAGAACACGCACGGCGCGTTCGGGCTCTTCGGCAACTCACCGCTGATGCTGATCGTGCTGGCGCTGCTCGTGCTCGGCGTGTTCAGCTACGCCTTCCGCGACCAGATCCTCGTGCGGCACCGCGGCCCGGCCGACCGGCAGACGCAGCTGGTCCGCGTCGCGTTCGGGATGATCGTGGGCGGAGCGCTCGGCAACATCGTCGACCGCTTCCAGCACCAGTGGGTCGTCGACTTCATCGACTTCAAGCCGATCTGGGGCAACGTGTTCAACGTGGCCGACGCCTCGATCACCGTCGGCGTCGCGCTGCTGGTGATGGCCTCGCTGCGCCGCGAGAAGCCCGCCTGA